A genomic region of Halobaculum lipolyticum contains the following coding sequences:
- a CDS encoding alpha-glucuronidase family glycosyl hydrolase: MPLDEYDDCWLRYDRVGDDAPRESYRRRCLHAYVSTGAPELAAVRDELRRGIGGILGREPHLWQHPPRSVDGFLAVGTPEEMEVVADSVDTDAVAELADGGFHLRATEWEGSPVLVVTAPTDRGLVYGTFALLRRLALGRPIDDLDRFEEPATPDRVIDHWDNPFRRSVERGYAGPSLIDVGELPALRDRYEEYARLLSSVGINGVVLNNVNTEIPSRPSANAAMDAFAGWQLLATDRLDDLAPLASVFRRYGVRLYLSVNFGAPETLGGLDTADPTDPAVEEWWAEKADEVYERIPDFGGFLVKADSEGQPGPYDYGADHVDGANVLARALAPHSGRVWWRAFVYGSHADRAVQQYETFAPLDGAFHDAVTLQVKNGPIDFQPREPVSPVFGQLPETDLGLELQITGEYTGQHVHACYHVPMWKEVLEFDTDPEGVGGGEGDGDGTRVKDLLRGPGSGIAGVGAPGEDPSWTGHYLAQANLYGFGRLAWDPDLSTEAITDEWTGQTFGTGPTVAEPVTDVLHESWPAVIDYTTGGLGLLHMMYNGEARLENHYDPAPEEWPGYTGASADGIGVDRNARGNGYAQQYPEAIAARYDDPETCPEELLLFFHHLAWDRELADGRTVVQTLYDNCFRGVARAERLRERWRDLDGRIDDRRFRHVAERLEEQVLQARRWRDSLVDFFYDHSGIPDEDCRVPRTE; the protein is encoded by the coding sequence ATGCCCCTCGACGAGTATGACGACTGCTGGCTCCGGTACGACCGGGTCGGCGACGACGCGCCCCGCGAGTCGTACCGGCGCCGCTGTCTCCACGCGTACGTCTCGACGGGCGCGCCCGAACTCGCCGCCGTCCGCGACGAACTCCGTCGCGGGATCGGCGGGATACTCGGGCGCGAGCCGCACCTCTGGCAGCATCCCCCGCGCTCGGTCGACGGGTTCCTCGCCGTCGGGACGCCCGAGGAGATGGAAGTCGTCGCCGACTCGGTCGACACCGACGCCGTCGCGGAGCTGGCCGACGGCGGGTTCCACCTCCGCGCGACCGAGTGGGAGGGGTCGCCGGTGCTGGTCGTCACCGCCCCGACCGACCGGGGGCTGGTGTACGGCACGTTCGCGCTCCTGCGCCGACTGGCGCTGGGGCGACCGATCGACGACCTCGACCGGTTCGAGGAGCCGGCCACGCCCGACCGCGTGATCGACCACTGGGACAACCCGTTCCGCCGCTCGGTCGAGCGCGGCTACGCCGGTCCCTCGCTGATCGACGTCGGCGAGTTGCCGGCGCTGCGCGACCGCTACGAGGAGTACGCCCGGCTCCTCTCGTCGGTCGGCATCAACGGCGTCGTGCTCAACAACGTCAACACGGAGATCCCGTCGCGGCCCTCGGCGAACGCCGCGATGGACGCGTTCGCCGGCTGGCAGCTCCTCGCCACCGACCGCCTCGACGACCTCGCGCCGCTCGCGTCGGTGTTCCGGCGCTACGGGGTCCGGCTGTACCTCTCGGTGAACTTCGGCGCGCCGGAGACGCTCGGCGGACTGGACACGGCGGACCCGACCGACCCGGCCGTCGAGGAGTGGTGGGCCGAGAAAGCCGACGAGGTGTACGAGCGCATCCCCGACTTCGGCGGCTTCCTCGTGAAAGCCGACTCGGAGGGCCAGCCCGGCCCGTACGACTACGGCGCCGACCACGTCGACGGCGCGAACGTGTTGGCCCGGGCGCTGGCGCCCCACAGCGGGCGCGTCTGGTGGCGCGCGTTCGTGTACGGCTCCCACGCCGACCGCGCCGTCCAGCAGTACGAGACGTTCGCGCCGCTCGACGGCGCGTTCCACGACGCGGTCACCCTCCAGGTGAAGAACGGTCCGATCGACTTCCAGCCGCGCGAGCCGGTGTCGCCCGTGTTCGGGCAGTTGCCCGAGACGGACCTCGGATTGGAGCTACAGATCACGGGGGAGTACACGGGCCAACACGTCCACGCATGCTACCACGTGCCGATGTGGAAGGAGGTGTTGGAGTTCGACACCGACCCCGAAGGAGTCGGCGGCGGCGAGGGCGACGGGGACGGCACGCGCGTGAAAGACCTGCTCCGGGGACCGGGGAGCGGGATCGCGGGCGTCGGCGCCCCCGGCGAGGACCCCAGTTGGACGGGTCACTACCTCGCGCAGGCGAACCTCTACGGCTTCGGTCGCTTGGCGTGGGACCCCGATCTGTCGACCGAGGCGATCACCGATGAGTGGACGGGCCAGACGTTCGGCACCGGCCCGACGGTCGCGGAGCCGGTGACGGACGTGCTCCACGAGAGTTGGCCCGCGGTGATCGACTACACGACGGGCGGGCTGGGGCTGCTGCACATGATGTACAACGGCGAGGCGCGGCTGGAGAACCACTACGACCCCGCGCCCGAGGAGTGGCCGGGGTACACCGGCGCGAGCGCGGACGGCATCGGCGTCGACCGCAACGCCCGGGGCAACGGGTACGCACAGCAGTACCCCGAGGCTATCGCGGCACGCTACGACGACCCGGAGACGTGTCCCGAGGAACTGCTGTTGTTCTTCCACCACCTCGCGTGGGACCGCGAACTCGCGGACGGCAGGACGGTCGTCCAGACGCTGTACGACAACTGCTTCCGCGGCGTCGCGCGCGCCGAGCGCCTCCGCGAGCGCTGGCGAGACCTCGACGGGCGGATCGACGACCGCCGCTTCCGCCACGTCGCCGAACGCCTCGAGGAACAGGTGCTGCAGGCCCGGCGCTGGCGCGACTCGCTGGTGGACTTCTTCTACGACCACTCCGGGATCCCGGACGAGGACTGTCGGGTCCCGCGGACGGAGTGA
- a CDS encoding glycoside hydrolase family 3 N-terminal domain-containing protein, with protein MSEGTTVYEQPSRPTDERVADLLDRMTVAEKAGQLVGTWSGHLGIHNDLDDVKRAVADAGVGVAAPFGWGGATFRDAEEAVSAANELQRVALEETRLGIPLLLIVDAVHGNAYVAGATVFPNGLGAAATWDPSLIETGAGVTATEIRRVGAHQNYSPTCDVARDPRWGRTFETFGESPRLCAAMVRAKVRGYQGDGLGDDDGVVATAKHFPAYSEPERGEDASPVDVSRYKLRNTFLPPFEAALEAGVESVMPSYNSVDGEPSHGSERVLTDLLRGELGFDGHTVSDWNGVRHLNNDHGTAADRRDGVRQSRLAGLDVESVGHVEAAEHLRTLVESGEVPESVVDESVRRLLRVKFELGLFEDPYVDEDRAHATLAADDHRAAARDTARESMTLLTNDGLLPLSGEEDVFLGGPNADDLVHQLGGWSVTDPEGVPGATIREALADRLDGDLAYEQATTLNEELDVDAAVEAAADADVAVLALGEGWYLHEFGPQVDAGTETGAWPTRSELRLSAAQRELVDRVLATDTPVVGVLVTGRPLIVDRLAEDADALLMAYFPGSEGGAAVAETLLGDNDPSGRLPISVPRSTGDLPQHHDYLAHPTPIGADEHPDSYDPLFPFGHGLSYTTFEYESVTADATAAPDGAVDVTVRLSNVGDRAGTETVQVYARQLVSSRVRPERTLVGFDRVSVAPGETVEHTLSVPAEALGFVHPDGEHVVERGEYRLFVDDEATTVTVE; from the coding sequence ATGAGCGAAGGTACCACGGTGTACGAGCAGCCGTCGCGACCCACCGACGAACGGGTCGCGGACCTGCTCGACCGGATGACGGTCGCGGAGAAGGCGGGACAGTTGGTCGGCACGTGGTCGGGCCACCTCGGCATCCACAACGACCTCGACGACGTGAAGCGGGCCGTCGCGGACGCGGGCGTCGGCGTCGCGGCGCCGTTCGGCTGGGGCGGGGCGACGTTCCGCGACGCCGAGGAGGCGGTGTCGGCGGCGAACGAACTCCAGCGGGTCGCGCTCGAGGAGACCCGCCTCGGGATCCCGCTGTTGTTGATTGTCGACGCGGTCCACGGCAACGCGTACGTCGCCGGCGCGACCGTGTTCCCGAACGGGCTAGGCGCGGCCGCGACGTGGGACCCGTCGCTGATCGAGACCGGCGCGGGCGTCACCGCGACGGAGATCCGACGCGTCGGCGCCCACCAGAACTACTCGCCGACCTGCGACGTGGCCCGGGACCCCCGCTGGGGACGCACGTTCGAGACGTTCGGCGAGAGTCCGCGCCTCTGTGCGGCGATGGTGCGCGCGAAGGTGCGCGGCTACCAGGGCGACGGACTCGGCGACGACGACGGGGTGGTCGCGACCGCGAAGCACTTCCCCGCCTACAGCGAGCCGGAGCGCGGCGAGGACGCCTCCCCGGTCGACGTGTCGCGGTACAAACTCCGCAACACGTTCCTCCCGCCGTTCGAGGCGGCGCTGGAGGCGGGTGTCGAGTCGGTGATGCCGTCGTACAACTCCGTCGACGGCGAGCCGTCCCACGGCTCCGAGCGCGTCCTCACGGACCTCCTGCGCGGGGAACTCGGCTTCGACGGCCACACCGTCTCCGACTGGAACGGCGTCCGCCACCTCAACAACGACCACGGGACCGCCGCCGACCGCCGCGACGGCGTCCGCCAGTCACGGCTCGCGGGGCTGGACGTGGAGTCGGTCGGCCACGTGGAGGCGGCCGAACACCTCCGCACGCTCGTCGAGTCGGGCGAGGTGCCCGAGTCCGTCGTCGACGAGAGCGTCCGCCGGCTGTTGCGGGTGAAGTTCGAGTTGGGGCTGTTCGAGGACCCCTACGTCGACGAGGACCGCGCCCACGCGACGCTGGCGGCCGACGACCACCGGGCGGCCGCCCGCGACACCGCCCGCGAGTCGATGACGCTGTTGACCAACGACGGCCTGCTCCCGCTGTCGGGCGAGGAGGACGTGTTCCTCGGCGGTCCCAACGCGGACGACCTCGTCCACCAACTCGGCGGCTGGAGCGTCACCGACCCCGAGGGCGTCCCGGGCGCGACGATCAGGGAGGCGCTGGCCGACCGCCTCGACGGCGACCTCGCGTACGAGCAGGCGACGACGCTGAACGAGGAACTGGACGTCGACGCCGCCGTCGAGGCGGCCGCCGACGCGGACGTCGCCGTGCTGGCGCTCGGCGAGGGCTGGTACCTCCACGAGTTCGGCCCGCAGGTCGACGCCGGCACGGAGACGGGCGCGTGGCCCACGCGCTCGGAGCTCCGGCTGTCGGCGGCCCAGCGGGAGTTGGTCGACCGCGTGCTCGCGACGGACACGCCCGTCGTCGGCGTGCTCGTCACCGGGCGCCCGCTGATCGTCGACCGGCTCGCCGAAGACGCCGACGCGCTGCTGATGGCGTACTTCCCGGGCAGCGAGGGGGGCGCGGCCGTCGCCGAGACGCTGCTCGGGGACAACGATCCGAGCGGCCGGCTTCCGATCTCGGTGCCGCGCTCGACCGGCGACCTCCCGCAACACCACGACTACCTCGCGCACCCGACGCCGATCGGCGCCGACGAACACCCCGACTCCTACGACCCGCTGTTCCCGTTCGGCCACGGACTGTCCTACACGACGTTCGAGTACGAGTCGGTGACCGCGGACGCGACGGCGGCCCCCGACGGCGCCGTCGACGTGACCGTCCGGCTGTCCAACGTCGGCGACCGCGCGGGCACCGAGACGGTACAGGTGTACGCCAGACAGCTCGTCAGCTCACGGGTGCGCCCCGAGCGGACGCTCGTCGGCTTCGACCGCGTGTCGGTGGCACCCGGCGAGACGGTCGAACACACGCTGTCGGTGCCCGCCGAGGCGCTCGGCTTCGTCCACCCGGACGGCGAACACGTCGTCGAGCGCGGCGAGTACCGGCTGTTCGTCGACGACGAGGCGACGACCGTCACGGTCGAGTGA
- a CDS encoding NAD-dependent epimerase/dehydratase family protein, translating into MRVLVLGGTGLISTAITRQAVAAGHDVAVFTRGRSEADLPTSVDRVVGDRADRSALDRARTAVDPDCVIDMIAFEPDHVATAVDVFDGRIDQYVLCSTVDVYHRPPETMPITERAAREPAVSDYGRKKAACEDRLFAAFRETGFPGTVIRPWHTYGGGEGLLDTLSSDAYLARLRAGEPIVVHGDGSSVWAPCHRDDVAAAFVAAVGNHEAIGEAYHVPATETMTWNQYHRRAAAAIDAPEPELIHVPTEALRAAVPDRVGPLLDHFRFSTVFDTEKAERDLGFRQTVSWETGVRRTVDRLADRDALGDADDDPEYDALVAAWREATDAFVDALD; encoded by the coding sequence ATGCGCGTCCTCGTCCTCGGCGGCACCGGACTCATCAGCACCGCGATCACTCGGCAGGCGGTCGCCGCCGGCCACGACGTGGCGGTGTTCACTCGCGGCCGATCGGAGGCGGACCTCCCGACCTCGGTCGACCGAGTCGTCGGCGACAGGGCCGACCGGTCGGCGCTGGACCGCGCCCGGACCGCCGTCGACCCGGACTGCGTCATCGACATGATCGCGTTCGAACCCGACCACGTCGCGACCGCGGTCGACGTGTTCGACGGTCGGATCGACCAGTACGTGCTGTGCAGCACGGTCGACGTGTACCACCGGCCCCCGGAGACGATGCCGATCACGGAACGGGCGGCCCGGGAACCGGCCGTCAGCGACTACGGCCGCAAGAAGGCGGCCTGCGAGGACCGGCTGTTCGCGGCGTTCCGCGAGACCGGCTTCCCCGGCACCGTGATCCGACCGTGGCACACGTACGGCGGCGGCGAGGGACTGCTCGACACGCTCTCGAGCGACGCCTACCTCGCCCGGCTCCGCGCGGGCGAGCCGATCGTCGTCCACGGCGACGGCTCCTCGGTGTGGGCGCCGTGTCACCGCGACGACGTCGCCGCCGCGTTCGTCGCCGCGGTCGGCAACCACGAGGCGATCGGCGAGGCGTACCACGTGCCCGCCACCGAGACGATGACGTGGAACCAGTACCACCGCCGGGCGGCCGCCGCCATCGACGCCCCCGAGCCGGAGTTGATCCACGTCCCCACCGAGGCGCTCCGGGCGGCGGTGCCCGACCGCGTCGGTCCCCTGCTCGACCACTTCCGGTTCTCCACCGTGTTCGACACCGAGAAGGCGGAACGCGACCTCGGCTTCCGACAGACCGTCTCGTGGGAGACCGGCGTCCGCCGGACGGTCGACCGGCTCGCCGACCGCGACGCGCTCGGCGACGCCGACGACGACCCCGAGTACGACGCCCTCGTCGCGGCGTGGCGCGAGGCCACCGACGCGTTCGTCGACGCCCTCGATTGA
- a CDS encoding sugar phosphate isomerase/epimerase family protein, translated as MTSIAFQLYSLHAVDDPLASVIDRVGTTVFEGIEFAGLDDADPAGLAGAVEAAGLAPAGAHVGLDEIERDPDAVAETYRTLGCEDVVVPWLDPEHFASAAAVETAGERLTAAADALADRGLRLHYHNHDQEFVDLDGRPALTHLIEATDGVGVELDLGWAGAAGYDPLAYLERHAERVDIVHLKDYDAAAGEPVVCGEGDLDLDATVDAVRDHGVDWLVYEAEEAPDSYDTLAHADRIVTEHW; from the coding sequence ATGACGTCCATCGCCTTCCAGCTGTACAGCCTCCACGCGGTCGACGACCCGCTCGCGTCGGTGATCGATCGGGTGGGGACCACCGTGTTCGAGGGGATCGAGTTCGCCGGTCTCGACGACGCCGACCCCGCAGGCCTCGCCGGAGCGGTCGAGGCGGCGGGGCTGGCGCCGGCCGGTGCGCACGTCGGCCTCGACGAGATCGAGCGCGACCCCGACGCCGTCGCCGAGACGTACCGGACCCTCGGCTGCGAGGACGTCGTCGTCCCGTGGCTCGACCCGGAGCACTTCGCGTCTGCCGCGGCCGTCGAAACGGCGGGCGAGCGCCTGACCGCCGCGGCGGATGCGCTCGCCGACCGGGGGCTTCGCCTGCACTACCACAACCACGACCAGGAGTTCGTCGACCTCGACGGCCGCCCCGCGCTGACGCACCTGATCGAGGCGACCGACGGGGTCGGCGTCGAACTCGACCTCGGCTGGGCGGGCGCCGCCGGCTACGACCCGCTCGCGTACCTCGAGCGCCACGCCGAGCGCGTCGACATCGTCCACCTCAAAGACTACGACGCCGCGGCGGGCGAACCGGTCGTCTGCGGCGAGGGCGACCTCGACCTCGACGCGACGGTCGACGCCGTCCGCGACCACGGCGTCGACTGGCTCGTGTACGAGGCCGAGGAGGCGCCCGACTCCTACGACACCCTCGCACACGCGGACCGGATCGTCACCGAACACTGGTGA
- a CDS encoding archaea-specific SMC-related protein: protein MTINEQTTHDVGIHVENVGGIDETDVTFSPGVTLLVGRNATNRTSFLQAIMAGFGSERASLKGDADEGAVDMTIGEETYERRLVRDSGGRVRFEGDPYLEDPELADLFAFLLENNEARRTVARGDDLRDLILRPIDTDEIQSRIETLVSERDQLSDEIDGIEELKGELPELERERERLREEIETRREELAETESELESADADVEQTRREKADLDDALDRLRETRSELEDVRYRIETEQESRAALREERAEIETELDEHTRSETGEIPEIEDRIADLRGEKREAEAAADELQSIVGFNADLLDGSSSVPGLGDDDEAGADPTRKLVDEEVTCWTCGSDVSPERIETTLDRLRELGNERMERVRDLREEIDELQERRGELERSRRERERLERRLDDVESEIDETAETIDDLRNRRSELTDDVERIEAEVDDLEDDSRGTVLDLHREANEMEYELGRLETDLEGVEDEIAEVEERLDSLTELRTQREAVVEELTELRTRIDRIEREAVEAFNEHMDTVLELLDYGNLDRIWIERVEQTVREGRRKVERGAFELHVVRTTESGTAYEDTIDHLSESEREVTGLVFALAGYLSHELYETVPVMLLDSLEAIDADRIAALVEYLAGHTDYLVAALLPDDAAALPGEYERITEI, encoded by the coding sequence ATGACGATCAACGAACAAACGACCCACGACGTGGGGATACACGTCGAGAACGTCGGCGGGATCGACGAGACCGACGTGACGTTCTCCCCGGGCGTGACGTTGCTGGTGGGTCGAAACGCGACCAACCGGACCTCGTTCCTCCAAGCGATCATGGCCGGCTTCGGCAGCGAGCGCGCCAGCCTGAAAGGCGACGCCGACGAGGGCGCCGTGGACATGACGATCGGCGAGGAGACGTACGAGCGCCGGCTGGTCCGCGACTCCGGCGGTCGCGTCCGGTTCGAGGGCGACCCCTACCTCGAGGACCCGGAGCTTGCGGACCTGTTCGCGTTCCTGCTCGAGAACAACGAGGCCCGCCGGACGGTCGCGCGTGGCGACGACCTACGTGACCTGATCCTGCGGCCTATCGACACCGACGAGATCCAGTCGCGGATCGAGACGCTGGTGTCCGAGCGCGACCAGCTCTCCGACGAGATCGACGGGATAGAGGAGCTGAAAGGCGAGCTGCCGGAGCTCGAGCGCGAACGCGAGCGGCTCCGCGAGGAGATCGAGACGAGACGCGAGGAGCTGGCGGAGACGGAGTCGGAACTGGAGTCGGCCGACGCGGACGTCGAACAGACCCGACGGGAGAAGGCCGACCTCGACGACGCGCTCGACCGGCTCCGCGAGACGCGCTCGGAGCTGGAGGACGTCCGCTACCGGATCGAGACCGAACAGGAGAGCCGGGCGGCGCTGCGAGAGGAGCGCGCCGAGATCGAGACCGAGTTGGACGAACACACCCGCTCGGAGACGGGCGAGATCCCCGAGATCGAGGACCGAATCGCGGACCTGCGCGGCGAGAAGCGCGAGGCCGAGGCCGCCGCCGACGAACTCCAGTCGATCGTCGGCTTCAACGCGGACCTCCTCGACGGTTCCTCGTCGGTCCCCGGGCTCGGCGACGACGACGAGGCCGGCGCCGATCCCACCCGAAAGCTCGTCGACGAGGAGGTCACCTGCTGGACGTGCGGCAGCGACGTGTCGCCCGAGCGCATCGAGACGACCCTCGACCGGCTGCGCGAACTCGGCAACGAGCGCATGGAGCGCGTCCGCGACCTCCGCGAGGAGATCGACGAGCTACAGGAGCGGCGCGGCGAACTGGAACGGAGCCGGCGCGAGCGCGAACGGCTGGAGCGACGGCTCGACGACGTCGAGTCGGAGATAGACGAGACCGCCGAGACGATCGACGACCTCCGCAACAGGCGGTCCGAACTCACCGACGACGTCGAGCGGATCGAAGCGGAGGTGGACGACCTCGAGGACGACTCGCGCGGCACCGTGCTCGACCTCCACCGCGAGGCCAACGAGATGGAGTACGAACTCGGCCGCCTGGAGACGGACCTCGAGGGCGTCGAAGACGAGATCGCGGAGGTGGAGGAGCGCCTCGACTCGCTGACGGAGCTACGGACACAGCGCGAGGCGGTCGTCGAGGAGCTGACGGAGCTTCGCACGCGGATCGACCGCATCGAACGGGAGGCGGTCGAGGCGTTCAACGAGCACATGGACACGGTGTTGGAACTGCTCGACTACGGCAACCTCGACCGGATCTGGATCGAGCGCGTCGAGCAGACCGTCCGCGAGGGGCGTCGGAAGGTGGAGCGCGGCGCCTTCGAACTCCACGTCGTCCGCACCACCGAGTCCGGCACCGCCTACGAGGACACGATCGACCACCTCTCGGAGTCCGAGCGGGAGGTGACGGGGCTGGTGTTCGCGCTGGCGGGCTACCTCTCGCACGAACTGTACGAGACGGTGCCCGTGATGCTGCTGGACTCGCTGGAAGCGATCGACGCGGACCGCATCGCCGCGCTCGTCGAGTACCTCGCCGGCCACACGGACTACCTCGTCGCGGCGCTGCTGCCCGACGACGCCGCCGCGCTCCCGGGCGAGTACGAGCGCATCACCGAGATCTGA
- the rdfA gene encoding rod-determining factor RdfA, whose translation MGSDDERSNAGPGRPSKVARLIDEYAMEGVGAELEALWTAEGDARSSLRDLADRFNRELVRAALEREDAQLLVGEYENLYRLLTDDDVSGADRTRARRRIERAGVDVDALESSFVSYQSIRTYLTSHRGAEYDPGPSDPVKSAEEHVERLRGRTAAVTGSKLEQLRSQDYLTLGDADTVVAVNVTCRDCGARYEVSELLARGGCDCMGSKYPHSTM comes from the coding sequence ATGGGATCAGACGACGAGCGGTCGAACGCCGGTCCGGGACGACCCTCGAAGGTCGCCCGCCTCATCGACGAGTACGCGATGGAGGGGGTCGGGGCGGAGTTGGAGGCGCTGTGGACCGCCGAGGGCGACGCCCGGTCGAGCCTCCGCGACCTCGCGGACCGATTCAACCGGGAGCTGGTGCGGGCGGCGCTGGAGCGCGAGGACGCCCAACTGCTCGTCGGCGAGTACGAGAACCTCTACCGACTCCTCACCGACGACGACGTCAGCGGCGCCGACCGGACCCGGGCGCGGCGGCGGATCGAGCGCGCCGGCGTCGACGTCGACGCCCTGGAGTCGTCGTTCGTCTCCTACCAGTCGATCCGGACGTACCTCACCAGCCACCGGGGAGCGGAGTACGACCCGGGACCGAGCGACCCCGTCAAGAGCGCCGAGGAGCACGTCGAACGCCTCCGCGGGCGGACGGCGGCGGTCACCGGCTCGAAACTGGAACAGCTCCGCTCGCAGGACTACCTCACGCTCGGCGACGCGGACACCGTCGTCGCCGTCAACGTCACCTGTCGGGACTGCGGCGCCCGCTACGAGGTGTCGGAGTTGCTCGCACGCGGCGGCTGTGACTGCATGGGATCGAAGTACCCGCATTCCACAATGTGA
- a CDS encoding DUF7405 family protein: MPSPDRGSRGVSRRDFVTAAVAIGGSAALSACLDREVDDADATATPSDAPRFPTGPGPESLPGRQHAWNRYLVSDAHGNTVLPQRQVVLGLEYVGSTPPTEAERTRVADALASAERAYAWGTGGDPAAAVNDGLLTLFGYSNRYFERVGAPVDLRSPESVLEAVGEDPDRTDGFDALLLLSSDYGSILLETEQALFGERDTLNGERMAGGLEDVFEIVERRSGVAGKGLPAEQLPDEDVPTSAPMSMGFRSSFADNQAPEDRVTRQDGPFAGATTLLASRLHIDLDRWYDQSVDERVGEMFCPAHDADDVGETGARLGSDSGITEADADRVAEDAAEYGVVGHGQKVARARDDDFEPRILRRTEGVAGDVDDGAGFNFHSVQRDLDAFVDTRLAMNPDEYDDDVPAERHGIADYLETVARGTFLVPPRERRALPVHEP; this comes from the coding sequence ATGCCATCGCCCGACAGGGGGTCCCGCGGCGTCTCGCGCCGGGACTTCGTCACCGCGGCGGTCGCGATCGGGGGGTCGGCGGCGCTGTCGGCGTGTCTCGACCGCGAGGTCGACGACGCCGACGCGACGGCGACGCCGTCGGACGCGCCCCGGTTCCCGACCGGTCCCGGTCCCGAGTCGCTCCCCGGCCGCCAGCACGCGTGGAACCGCTACTTGGTGTCCGACGCTCACGGCAACACCGTCCTCCCGCAGCGGCAGGTGGTGCTCGGACTGGAGTACGTCGGGTCGACGCCGCCGACGGAGGCGGAACGAACGCGCGTCGCGGACGCGCTGGCGTCCGCGGAACGGGCGTACGCGTGGGGCACCGGCGGGGACCCCGCGGCCGCGGTGAACGACGGCCTGCTCACGCTGTTCGGCTACTCGAATCGGTACTTCGAGCGCGTCGGCGCGCCCGTCGACCTCCGCTCGCCCGAATCGGTGCTGGAGGCAGTCGGCGAGGACCCCGACCGGACCGACGGCTTCGACGCGCTGTTGCTGTTGAGCAGCGACTACGGGTCGATCCTGCTGGAGACCGAACAGGCGCTGTTCGGCGAGCGGGATACCCTCAACGGCGAACGGATGGCCGGCGGTCTGGAAGACGTGTTCGAGATCGTGGAACGTCGCAGCGGCGTCGCGGGGAAGGGACTGCCCGCCGAGCAGCTCCCCGACGAGGACGTGCCGACGTCGGCGCCGATGTCGATGGGGTTCCGCTCCAGTTTCGCGGACAACCAGGCGCCGGAGGACCGCGTCACCCGACAGGACGGGCCGTTCGCCGGCGCGACGACGCTGTTGGCTTCGCGGCTCCACATCGACCTCGACCGGTGGTACGACCAGTCGGTCGACGAGCGCGTGGGGGAGATGTTCTGTCCGGCGCACGACGCAGACGACGTGGGGGAGACCGGCGCCCGGCTGGGGAGCGACAGCGGCATCACCGAAGCCGACGCCGACCGGGTCGCCGAGGACGCCGCCGAGTACGGCGTCGTCGGCCACGGTCAGAAGGTCGCCCGCGCCCGCGACGACGACTTCGAGCCGCGCATCCTCCGTCGGACCGAGGGCGTCGCCGGCGACGTCGACGACGGCGCCGGGTTCAACTTCCACTCCGTCCAACGCGACCTCGACGCGTTCGTCGACACCCGGCTGGCGATGAACCCCGACGAGTACGACGACGACGTGCCCGCCGAGCGCCACGGCATCGCCGACTACCTGGAGACGGTCGCCCGCGGCACCTTCCTCGTCCCGCCGCGGGAGCGACGCGCCCTCCCCGTCCACGAGCCATGA